The genome window CTGCACGTGGCGCTCATGGCGGACGTGATGCGGAGCTACCTCGAGCGCGTCCTGCCGGCGGCGACGCCGTCGCTCACCTCGAGCGAAGTGCTGGTGGCGCTGCGCAGCGACGCGCGCCTCCCGATGAGCCGCCTGTCGCGATTGCTGCAGGATGTCGACCTCGTGAAGTTCGCGGCCTACGCCGTCGATGCGGCGCGGGCCGACGTGATTGGGCGCGAGGCACGATCGATGGTGGTGGCGGTGGATGCGGCGCTGGCGCCGCGCGCAAGCGCGAACGCGGGGACGACGACCCGGGAGGCGGCATGAGCGGCGCGAACGCGATCACGACCGACTGGCCGTGGATGCTTCCCGCCGCCGTCCTCCTCGCGGTGACGGTGGTCCTGCTCGCCGTGGTTGCCGTCAGGCGCAAGCGCTCGCGCCTGTTGCGCCTGGCCGACGCGTCGTTGCTGGGTCGCCTCGTGCCGGCGGGGGCGGTGAGTCCCGCGCCGTGGCGCGCCGTGCGGCTGGGGGGCGCGGCACTGCTGGCTGGGCTCGCGCTGGCCGGCCCGCGCTGGGGGAATGAACCGGCGGTGGTGACTGGGGAGGGGATCGACGTGGTGCTGGCGCTCGATGCGTCGCTCTCGATGCTGGCGACCGACGACCGCCCCAACCGCCTGGAGCGCATGAAGCAGGAGGTGCGGCGTTATCGGGACCTGGCGCGCGCGGATCGCGTCGCGATGCTCGCCTTCGCCGGCCGCAGCTACATCCTGACCCCGCTCACCGTCGACGACGGCGCCATCGAGCTTTTTCTCGACAATCTCGACCCGAGCATCGTGGGGCAGGCGGGGAGTTCGCTGGCGCGGACCATCACGCAGGGGACCGACCTCCTGATGACCTCCAAGGGGGGAGGTGATCGCGCGCTGGTCATCATGAGCGACGGGGAGGCGTTCGAACCGGTGGAGGAGATCCGCGACGCGGCGGCGCGCGCGGCGCAGAACGGGATCTCGCTCGTCACGGTGGGCTTCGGAACGACCGCAGGTGCGACGATCCCGGTGCAGGAGAACGGGAGCGTGTCACCCAAGCGCGACGAGAACGGGCAGATCGTCGTGTCGCACTACACACCGGCAACCTTGCAGGCCATCGCGCAGGCGGCGAACGGGACGTTCATCGACGCGTCGGTCACCGACAAGGCGACGCGCGTGCGTGCGGCGCTGCAACGCCTGCGCGCCACGTCG of Gemmatimonadaceae bacterium contains these proteins:
- a CDS encoding VWA domain-containing protein yields the protein MSGANAITTDWPWMLPAAVLLAVTVVLLAVVAVRRKRSRLLRLADASLLGRLVPAGAVSPAPWRAVRLGGAALLAGLALAGPRWGNEPAVVTGEGIDVVLALDASLSMLATDDRPNRLERMKQEVRRYRDLARADRVAMLAFAGRSYILTPLTVDDGAIELFLDNLDPSIVGQAGSSLARTITQGTDLLMTSKGGGDRALVIMSDGEAFEPVEEIRDAAARAAQNGISLVTVGFGTTAGATIPVQENGSVSPKRDENGQIVVSHYTPATLQAIAQAANGTFIDASVTDKATRVRAALQRLRATSRTVSAGASRTPRFQWFVAPALLLLLLDTWRSERVRGRRRRAPDGGRTETAVAPAGAGAARGAGKVAAMGIALAVAAQGCSWSGSVPREAARDYAAGRYARSAGLYRAAIHAGDARAQLFYNLGTALVAADSLESATEPLERASKVEDAELRFRAWFNLGLGYLRRGLAGAPTADSTRAALTRTLEQYKRALIQRPTDKDAKWNYELALRQQEQNGGGGGGGGDAQANNQQDRSNPDTPQAQQPSGGLGEQQAEQLLNAAARDERGVQGRKQRQSRPQPPPGGKDW